One Deinococcus hopiensis KR-140 genomic window, CGAGCGAACTTGAATGCGCACCGAGGAGCATGGAGCCGTAAGCGGAAGGGCACCCCTCACGGCTCTATGCGGACAAATGCTCCAGGCAGGAATCAAGGCCTTCAGTCAGGGCAAGAACTTCCACCCTCATACGTTTTCCGAATCATCCGCTACATCTTCTGCGCTCCGGTGATTCCAGGCCTCTCCCCTACCGTTTTTCCTGCTCCCTACGCTGAGGTTAACCCATTAACTCAGAATCACTCAACCGGAATCCCTATCAGTCGCCCCTCTTACTTCCAGAGGGGCGTACCCGCGACTGCCCTGATATCTCTGGGTGTTGAGCAGAGCTGTGAGAAGCTCTGCTTGTAAACCCGCAGATCTGCCGGGACTGCGGGTGCAGAATCAAAGGGTGTGTCAGGGCCAGGGGATCTACACCTTCAACACCGATCAAACTGCTTTGGTGATTACGCTTGAGAACGCTCAAGGAGCTGCTGGGCGGATTGCACCACGTATTCAGCGTATGCCGCCCCAGTCCTCAGGCTCCCTTGGCCGACTGCTGGCTCGCAAAATGCTCTTGAAGGGTGAGCACCTGCAGAAGACCGGCCGTTTCAGCGCGCGGGGGCAGTGAATGCGGCGCCGCAGCTCAAGGGAGCCCCTGGCCCTGTCACCCTGCCCATTGGCAACCGCGCGCAGGGTGTGTCCTTTGCCCCGCGCGTACTGCGTGTCCCGCTGGCGTCCTCGTCATCACAAGGACGCCAGCGGGACAAAGAAGGCGGCGGTGCGTTTCTATAACGGGGAGGTCGTGGACGAGGGCGTCAGCCGCCCCGATGTGAGGAGCCCGGGCGCGCCATTGCCGCCGGACGGGAGTTTCACTCCGTCCAAGCCTACGGTAACCCACAGGTGATCGCGGGACAGACAACGCAGGCCAATGGAATTCGCACAGCAGGCGGAAGCACCAGACGACCTCCTTGTCGCAGTGGGTGGTGGCCGTATGGTGACTGCCCTTCAAAACGCGGGACGAGAGCGGCCAAGGTGTGGTCTCTAAAATCTGGATAAAACTGACTGGAGTTCACCGGCTCGCCGTAGCGCAGGGGACGGGGCTACCCCTTCTGCAGTGAGAAAGTGAGGATGGCCTATGAAACAGAAGCGGTTTAGCGAGGAGCACACCAAACTGCTTCAGGAGGCCAGAAAAGGCGAAAAGTCCATAGAGGAGCTGTGCCGAGAGGCTGGCTGCAGTACAGCTTCCTTCTACACCTGGAAGGCGAAATACGGTGACGCCACGGTGAATGAAGTCCGGCGGCTCCGTCAGCCTGATCGCGAGAACGATCGCCTCCTGAAATTGCTTGGTCAGCGGCGCCTGGCGGAACTCTCGCCAACCAGTATCCCCGTTGGACCTGAACAACTTGCGGTTACGAATCATGCTCCTGACCTTCCTGTTTGAGGAAGACCATCTTGGGGTCCTTTGCCACGTGGGTGACACCAGAATTCCTGAAGCGGGGAACGAGGACAGAACAGAGCCGTATGTGAGGTTGG contains:
- a CDS encoding transposase, with amino-acid sequence MKQKRFSEEHTKLLQEARKGEKSIEELCREAGCSTASFYTWKAKYGDATVNEVRRLRQPDRENDRLLKLLGQRRLAELSPTSIPVGPEQLAVTNHAPDLPV